GATTCGCGAAGAGCATGTGTTTTCCCGCAACCGGATCGCCCGGGGGCATCACCTGTTTGCCCAGGCCAACTCTCTGGCCGTCGCCGTCATCGATGCGGATGTGGTGCTCACCGCATCGGCGGCGATCCGGTTCGTGCGACCGGTGCATCTGGGGGAAAAGTGCATTGCCAAGGCCCGCGTCGTCAAATCCACCCCTCACCGGATTCAGGTGGACGTGGAGACCTTTGTCAACGAGGAGAGGGTGTTTCAGGGAGTGTTCGACATGTACCGCTCCAGGGAGGAGAAAGGCAGGAAGTGAGGAGGAGAAGGAATGCGGATTGCATTGGACGCCATGGGCGGTGATCACGCTCCGAAGGCG
This region of Planifilum fimeticola genomic DNA includes:
- the fapR gene encoding transcription factor FapR, giving the protein MRLPKKERQRQLKLALQANPFLTDEEMARRHGVSVQTIRLDRMELGIPELRERIKDMAEGNFDRIRSLAPEEVIGEIVDLQLNRSGVSVLEIREEHVFSRNRIARGHHLFAQANSLAVAVIDADVVLTASAAIRFVRPVHLGEKCIAKARVVKSTPHRIQVDVETFVNEERVFQGVFDMYRSREEKGRK